The Ziziphus jujuba cultivar Dongzao chromosome 12, ASM3175591v1 sequence tttattttaattactaaaaTGGGTATAACGTGTACAagtttatatgtataattttaaaaaaataatttacactaaaattaaattcaaatatatagtCAAGGATATAAAAAACTATAAtcagaattttattaaaattactctaaaaatatttatttttattaatatcataatagtggaacaaaaaaataatttgttatttttctattaaatttatttggatatttttataCTAATTTATTTGGATGTTCAATTTATACGAGAGTTAAAATTTGAGTAGTCAGTGTTTTatagcccaaaaaaataaaaataaattaaattatgataaataattaagaatattttggtaattttagaaCAACCaccataaatttgattttaccGAACGCCAAAAGCCTCATCAATTAATAGACAATTTATTCTAGGAAGTTTAAAATCAAAACCTAAACTAGCTAGCCCCAGCTGTCATAAAAAAGAGAACTTTTTTTTGATTGTAGATgtcttcaattttattattattgttattattttatctcaTCTGTGTTCACTCATTTTATAAtgccattttatttaaaaacatacaataaataaaataatcgaaaagaaaaaaaatataattattattttttaactaaaagtGAGATTTTAACACTGGGTGGATAAAAATAGGAATAGAAGAATCCCattatttatattgtatatgGAAAGCAGCTAGAGATGATATCCCTAAtaccaataaaagaaaaaataaaaaataaaaaaataaagaaacaaaaaattaattatttggttgtAAAACCAAATTCCCAACTTGAACTTCCAAAAAGTCTAAAGACATTGAAATTAAGTAATCAAAATCAAGACCGTTGACCATGTTATAAATGCATACCTTTTTCTTGCACGCTTTTCAATATGTCCATTAGAATCATATTTCTTTAGCACTGTAAAACCACAGCAAAAAGAAATGCCAAGTGACGACGTCGTTTCAGCAGCTCCGGGGGCTTTCAGGCTTCGGTGGGATGTGTTCCTGAGCTTCAGAGGCGAGGACACCCGTGGAACCATCACTAAGAATATCTATGAGTCTCTTCTGAAACATGGCGTACGAGTCTTTCTAGACAACGATGGCTTGAACCGCGGAGACGAGATCGCCCCAAGTTTACTCGAGGCGATCGAGGATTCGGCCGCTTGTATCGTTGTTTTTTCGCCGAGATATGCTGACTCCAGGTGGTGCCTGGAGGAGCTTGCAAAGATATCGGAGTGCCGGAGACTTATCCTTCCGGTGTTCTACGGAGTTGATCCGTCTGATGTCCGACGACAGAGGGGACCTTTCGAAGAGCACTTTAGGATTCATGAAGAAAGGTTTGGAGTGGAGAGGGTTTTGAGGTGGAGGAAAGCCATGGATAAAGTTGGTGGAATAGCTGGTTTTCACTTGTGGGTTTTCAGGAACAGGTATTGCCCCTAGCTCTTTCTTTCTTCATGATTTCAACcttaccgatgaaatctttaTTGTGatatattatgattattgttTTGACGGAAATAACTACAAGAATTTTACTCCCATCATAAAAATAGATTAAAGGAAAATTCGATCGAAATAAAACCCTTCTGGAAatgttgttttcttaaatttcAGATTATTTTCTCTGTCAGTTTTTACACAAATATTtcttcataaaatataatatattaaacataAATTGGGCGTCTATgcttatcagaaaaaaaaaatctatgtacCATTACTCAGACTTGAAGGattattaattttgtgaacctttttttttatcattagttctaatatatatatatatatatattattctattataTGGAATATAGTTTTAAAGTTGGAATTCAAGATTGTTAtccaaaaaaatgacaaaatgacAAATTATCGATGACGAAATAATTTGTATATGAGGTTTGATATTTGTTAACTCTAGtctttataaatgaaaatttattgctgtttagcccaaaaaaaaaaaaaaaaaaaaattgctgatATGACAATCATTAattaactaaatttaattttttaaaattaaaatgttaatacaaataatcaaataaattacatCAATAATGTAGGTATATAGATTCTACAAATAATATCTACCAAGTATTTACTAAGTGACAAGTaacatttttatctatttatacaCACGCTATCTCAAAGGCATTCTTGCTTGCTAGATGGAGTATTTTATGAAATACTCATAAAACATTGAAAACGTACGTTCAATAGCTCAGAAAACATCGAGGAAAAATTCAGTTCTTGTTAGTTTCTATTCTATGCATACTGGGTTCCTGGCACTACGAGGACCCTGAATATGCACTAATTTCActatattatttgcttatatatttgtttgctgATTTTGTTTCggttagttttgtttttttaaaaatcacatGGCACTATGTGGACCCTGAGTATTTCATTAtactatttgtttatatatttgcttgttgattattttttaaaacactttattttattttattttatttttatatataggaTATGCTAGTtgagattaattaattagtagttCAATGATACAATCAACTGCTTGTGTGTCTACCAATCACAATTCACACCCGTAGCtttcaaacaataataataataataatgacaattaaaaataattcccACCAAGTTGCTTCCAGCAGGCAGTATCTTAGTACCTATGATAGTTGGGGTCCTCTTCTACTGCTTTACTTGGATTACTTCATAGGGAAAACTACTTTTACTGAGGGTGCTTGTCTTCAAATCCGAAACCccaggattttttattttggctgAAATTTGGACGACGAAGAGATAAACTATTGACATAGTTAATGATGGTTGATAGATAAGAAGATTTCATTAATGCCgatttgttttatataaaattttaaaaaaattctactaAAGTttagttatacatatatatatatatatatacacagagaaatatatatatatatattatagctgAAATTAATAAAGGACGATAAAATCTTTAGAGATTTAATTACTTACGATTTTTAAGCTATTTGCATGTTATTAGCTGATAATCCTAGTCGTAATATTTATCACATATTTCTAGCCTTTTGGATGCTAATTAATCTTTCTTATAATTATGGTTAAATTTCACTTGAACtcctgttttgtttttttagcaaatttattataatctctttacatttcatttttgtttcactTTAGTGCCTTTAATTTACCTTGTAATTATTAAGCATTTTGTTGTTTGACAGCGAAGAAACAGAAAAGATTCAATCTTTAGTGAAAAGGGTTTTGAAGGAAATAAACAACACTCCAATTAGTGTCGCAGCATATACCGTTGGAATCGAATCCCGAGTTCAAAAACTGATGACAATGTTGGATGTTAAATCAAATGGCACTCGAATTCTGGGATTGCATGGTATAGGTGGGGTCGGCAAGACAACTCTTGCCAAGGCTCTCTACAATAAACTTGCCGGTCACTTCGAGTTTCGAAGTTTTATATCAAATGTAAGAGAAATTTCAACAGATCAAATTGATAATATTGGTCTTATATCGCTGCAAAACAAACTTATCAATGATCTTTCCGGTCATTCGGTGCCTCCTGAGAAAGATGTCAATGCTGGAATTTCTGCAATCACAAAGAAAGTAAACGAAAATCGAGTTCTTATCGTTTTGGATGATGTTGATAATGTTAGCCAACTAAATGCTCTGACTGGAAACAAAGACTGGTTTCATGAAGGAAGTAGAATCATTATTACCACTAGAAATACAAAAGTTTTTCCCGATCATCTTGAGACTGAGTTGTATGAGGTCAGAGAGTTGAATTGGGATGAAGCATTAGAACTTTTTAGTTACCATGCATTCAGGAAAGAAAAACCGCCAGAAAACTTCTTCCATTTGTCGCAGGAAATTGTATCTCTTACAGGTAGATTACCATTGGCTTTGGAAGTATTTGGATCTTCATTGTTTGATAAGAGGAGAATAAGGGAATGGGAAGATGCTCTTCTGAAATTGAAGGGTATTCGACCACTTGATCTTCAGAATGTGCTAAAACTAAGTTATGATGGGTTGGATGAACAGGAGAAGTGTATATTCCTAGATATTGCatgtttatttaataaaatggacATGAAAAGAAAACATGCAATTGATATATTTAAGGGATGTGGATTTGCTGCAGAAATAGCAATTTCAGATCTAACAGCAAAATCTCTCATTAAGATAAACAAGGACAAGACTCTGTGGATGCATGATCAAGTTAGAGACATGGGAAGACAAATTGTTACACTTGAGAATATGGAAGATCCTGGAATGCGTAGTAGACTATGGGACCGTAATGAAATCATGTCCATCTTGACGGATCATAATCATGAGGTACAGATCATTATTCCTTACTATGTATAATACAACAGTTATCATATAATGGTATCCTGATTTTGTTTATCCCACGAGATATAGTAGGATGCAAAAAGGAAATTGTTCGTACATTCATATTGCATATATTTGATCGGATATGTGTCTTGTATCATAATTTGGCAATAGACACctattgtaaaaaaattatatatacatttagtCTTGATCAGACATACAATCTCTTTCTGCCGAAAGATTGGCCACCTGCACTGCAAGTTAATTTGGATTTGAGTTACATCATGTGGATAATATCGCATATACATATAGATGTTACAAATATGTTAATTTGTAGTTAGTGTggtttacttttttatatttattccttttttttttttttttttttttaacttttgactTGACCATAATAACAAGTATACCACAATTGATGaccataaaacaaaatattatattctttttattaatttttcttttttcatgtttGATGGACCTCTATtgatgatgtttttttttttttttttttggctgaaattttATTGATGTTGTAATCATATGAGTTTGACATTTCCTTTTTCAGACGACATGAGATTCACATTGCTGACTATTTATCATTGTCGTTTATATTGATTCTGCTAATCTACTTCAGCTTCTTACATGCATTTTTCATTTGATCAATTGTGAATATAGGGAGAGAAACCCATACAGGGAATTGTCCTAGACTTTGCAAAGAAAAGCTCGGTGAAAGATCTAAGCAGTGAAGCAATCTCTTGGAATAAATTTCGAAGAAAACCCAATTTCAACTCTGCAACCAATTACATCAAGCAAAAGTGCAAACGTCCACTTCAAGAACAATTGGAGAAAGAGGAAGATGATAATGATATATCCAGTTCCAAGTCAATTGAAAATATGTCCAAACTTAGACTGCTTCAAATCAACCATGTAAACTATCGATCAGGGAAGTTCAAATCTCTTCCCTCACTAAAGTGGATTCAATGGAAAGGTTGTCCTTTGAAAACTCTTCCTTTTCATTTCTATCCTCCACAACTTGCTGTCCTTGATGTCTCAGAAAGCCAAATTCAACACTTGCGCAACTCTAAGAaggtacacacacacacacacacacacacacacacacacacacatatatatatatatattccttaaattattagttaacgagaatatttcatttacacctTTTGAGGTTtggaataaatattaaaatatgtttcaAGTTTTTAAGAATCATCCTTATCCCTTGATGAGAATCTAAATTACTTTTatgctatttttaaaattaaattaacctTAAATgccttgttatttatttatttatttatttttatgcaattttgggTTAATTTTGCAAAAATCAATATGAAGACTtgaaagttttaattaatttatatttttaattaattttatttaaactatatggtagattttcttaaaaaaagaaaaaggaaaaaaaaaagaaaaaactatatGATGAGTTTAATCATATAAGCTTTTGTAGCGGTTATCGGAGCCTATTACCCTATAGGATAATGTTCTAGACTTTAATTTCAATGCAAGATCGTACATACGAGAATTGATTTTGAGAatgtatgtattatatataccTGCTTATTCCAAGGCATTTTGTTCTTTACTAGGTGGCTCAGAACCTGATAATAATGAATCTTCGTGAGTGCCATGCAATAGCTGCAATTCCTGATCTGTCTGGGCATAAGAAATTGGAAAAGCTTATTCTCGAGAACTGCAGGAGATTAGTAAAGATTCATAAATCTATTGGGAGTAACATGAATTCATTGATTTGCTTGAATCTAAGAGGCTGTTCAAATCTTAATGAACTTCCAACTGATGTCTCTGGCCTGAAAAAACTTGAAAGCCTTATTCTCTCTGGTTGTTCAAAACTGAAACAACTCCCACAAAACATAGGCACCATGAAAGCTTTGAAAAAGCTTCTACTCGATGAGACTGCGATTTTGAACCTTCCTGAATGCATTTTTCGTCTCTCACATCTAGAAAAGCTCAGCTTAAATCGTTGTGAACTGTTGAAAAGACTACCATGTTGCATTGGCCAGCTGGTTTCTCTCAAGAAACTTTCCCTGAATGGATCCGGATTAGAAGAATTGCCGGATTCTATTGGATCATTGGCAAACCTCGAGGAACTAAGTGTGATGTGGTGTTCTTCATTGACTATACTTCCTGATTCCATTAAAAATCTCAAGTCATTGGTTGAGTTCTTTGTTCTAGGCAGTCCAATTGAAAAACTACCTGAACTCTCTGTTGGCTCACTACCAAACTTGAAGGAGTTATCAGTGGGAAAAGGATTATACTTTAAGGAATTGCCTAATTCTATTCATTATGTGAATTCCATGGTTGGGCTTCACATAAATGGGACATCAATAACAAGTCTTCCTGATCAGATTGGAGAGTTGAAATTACTTGAGAAGCTTGAGATGAGAAACTGTAGATTTCTTACATCATTACCTGCATCGATTGGAGGCCTAACAAGACTAATTACGTTCATCATATATGAAGCTGATCAAATCACTGGGCTGCCAGAGTCCATGGGGATGTTAGAAAACCTTGCAATGCTGCAACTGACCAAATGTAAAAAGCTCATTAAGCTTCCTTCTTCAATAGGAAGTTTGATGTCCTTGAACCGCTTGTTGATGGAGGATACTGGTGTGACAGAATTGCCGGAAAGCTTTGGAATGCTTTCGagcttaatatttttaaaaatgtctACAATGAGAAGGCACATGGAAAGGGAAGTAGCAGTTGAGCATGCTGTGATTCCAACTTCTTTCTCGAATCTTTCGTTGCTAAATGAATTCTATGCTCGCGGTTGC is a genomic window containing:
- the LOC107428780 gene encoding disease resistance protein RPV1-like, which codes for MPSDDVVSAAPGAFRLRWDVFLSFRGEDTRGTITKNIYESLLKHGVRVFLDNDGLNRGDEIAPSLLEAIEDSAACIVVFSPRYADSRWCLEELAKISECRRLILPVFYGVDPSDVRRQRGPFEEHFRIHEERFGVERVLRWRKAMDKVGGIAGFHLWVFRNSEETEKIQSLVKRVLKEINNTPISVAAYTVGIESRVQKLMTMLDVKSNGTRILGLHGIGGVGKTTLAKALYNKLAGHFEFRSFISNVREISTDQIDNIGLISLQNKLINDLSGHSVPPEKDVNAGISAITKKVNENRVLIVLDDVDNVSQLNALTGNKDWFHEGSRIIITTRNTKVFPDHLETELYEVRELNWDEALELFSYHAFRKEKPPENFFHLSQEIVSLTGRLPLALEVFGSSLFDKRRIREWEDALLKLKGIRPLDLQNVLKLSYDGLDEQEKCIFLDIACLFNKMDMKRKHAIDIFKGCGFAAEIAISDLTAKSLIKINKDKTLWMHDQVRDMGRQIVTLENMEDPGMRSRLWDRNEIMSILTDHNHEGEKPIQGIVLDFAKKSSVKDLSSEAISWNKFRRKPNFNSATNYIKQKCKRPLQEQLEKEEDDNDISSSKSIENMSKLRLLQINHVNYRSGKFKSLPSLKWIQWKGCPLKTLPFHFYPPQLAVLDVSESQIQHLRNSKKVAQNLIIMNLRECHAIAAIPDLSGHKKLEKLILENCRRLVKIHKSIGSNMNSLICLNLRGCSNLNELPTDVSGLKKLESLILSGCSKLKQLPQNIGTMKALKKLLLDETAILNLPECIFRLSHLEKLSLNRCELLKRLPCCIGQLVSLKKLSLNGSGLEELPDSIGSLANLEELSVMWCSSLTILPDSIKNLKSLVEFFVLGSPIEKLPELSVGSLPNLKELSVGKGLYFKELPNSIHYVNSMVGLHINGTSITSLPDQIGELKLLEKLEMRNCRFLTSLPASIGGLTRLITFIIYEADQITGLPESMGMLENLAMLQLTKCKKLIKLPSSIGSLMSLNRLLMEDTGVTELPESFGMLSSLIFLKMSTMRRHMEREVAVEHAVIPTSFSNLSLLNEFYARGCNISGKIADDFEKLSSLEILDLSHNQISCLPSCLRGMSILKKLLLPHCKYLKSLPPLPSSLLELNAANCSALETISDLSNLVRLNQLNLTSCEKVRELPGLECLKSLTRLYMTGCSACSSEVKRILAKGYLMSIRNLSMPGDKIPDWFSQDEVTFSEYKNCAIKGVIIGVVVSLNNQITDEMREEYPAIVDIQAKILKLDYWIYSTTLYLMGVPNTNEEQVHLCRYPPFHPLVSQLKHGYKIQITKRDIPMMNGVELKKSGIYLVYEGDDDYEGDEESLNDNQQSVSEKLAKFFATFSGIN